A window of the Apostichopus japonicus isolate 1M-3 chromosome 8, ASM3797524v1, whole genome shotgun sequence genome harbors these coding sequences:
- the LOC139970562 gene encoding DDB1- and CUL4-associated factor 4-like, with product MSGADEDENPKQNLTSKKKKRKKHKHHDFHEKNPFQSGSSRGTSWRGTSWRGTSSVSQETQPPSAPSLDSGCNPKSFNLSCTPDASFSEENMSFKAVSSSSGSKQDHQEGSASSSEYFIEKQRWRPGNWREKYKGSSKESNIYKGKLHKKNKGFAEKSQNILPNEKSQLPNIDKFVQKGKKLQERRCYSDEGHVNKISNLRENKLHKRKRTLPEGVSTRSPTSNLESNCSKNVSVEVAFGNRLKRQDGSQRAVPQSSATTQNINLNVFRKEPSTTSKDGSANHSTKVKKIPGFYYDKEKKRYFKILPGHIAESSWITTETIKEKETEEKRRNLMKQQNPPKVLNGRSLSAVHILHSMQEGVWNHNQYTRYSTECRVQAMNVTPESVYEPSTELQIAGINPVIQFVELDMSMSKVMVVLGSEQVSRIILGSISKDHGAKKELLLQEWQDVYIRNSTSSQISSAKLINIEQQDSSLPGNLYVLFSWTGDYSNAVQLVKCPSEKDPVSYVGYRFESPGEVISSCSWSSNPRFPAHLCIGFSKEAEIIEILSNSRQRLDTEKKEVLSQVFAKEQPVIYLGLKQGCISSYDLRAPHQPVYAMTHKSPVDKNMTILHGGCVCSLRLLKDENYLLAGSSDGTIKLWDLRQRAVLKEMYGHCNEYKFLPVNVDSSETVVYSVGQDHHTRLWSLQDSSHLKTIPAPVLGTSKTSAVFSMNWGGSGLPGTMIGAENKLFWYPF from the exons ATGTCAGGAGCAGATGAAGACGAGAACCCAAAGCAGAATCTAAcctcaaagaaaaagaagaggaagaagcaTAAACACCATGACTTTCATGAAAAGAATCCATTTCAGTCAGGTTCATCGAGAGGAACTTCATGGAGAGGAACTTCATGGAGAGGAACTTCATCAGTATCCCAGGAAACTCAACCACCTTCAGCTCCATCTTTGGATTCAGGATGCAATCCCAAAAGCTTTAATCTGAGTTGTACTCCAGATGCATcattttctgaagaaaatatGTCTTTCAAGGCAGTATCTTCCTCATCAGGTAGTAAACAGGATCATCAGGAAGGGTCTGCTTCATCATCAGAATATTTTATAGAAAAGCAGAGATGGAGACCGGGAAACTGGAGGGAGAAATACAAAGGGTCATCTAAAGAGAGTAACATTTACAAAGGGAAACTACACAAGAAGAATAAGGGCTTCGCTGAAAAAAGTCAAAACATTTTACCAAATGAAAAAAGTCAGTTACCCaatattgacaaatttgtacaGAAAGGTAAAAAATTACAAGAAAGGAGATGCTATAGCGATGAAGGACATgtcaacaaaatatcaaatttaagggaaaacaaattacataaaagaaaaaggacTTTGCCAGAAGGAGTCAGTACTAGGTCCCCTACAAGTAATTTGGAAAGCAATTGTTCTAAAAATGTATCAGTGGAAGTAGCATTTGGAAACAGATTGAAGAGACAGGATGGATCACAGAGGGCTGTGCCACAAAGTAGTGCTacaacacaaaatataaacCTCAATGTTTTTAGAAAGGAGCCTTCCACGACAAGTAAAGATGGTTCCGCAAATCACTCTACTAAGGTGAAAAAG ATTCCAGGGTTCTACTACGACAAGGAGAAGAAGAGATACTTCAAAATTTTACCCGGCCATATCGCTGAAAGCAGCTGGATCACGACAGAGACGATCAAGGAGAAAGAGACAGAAGAGAAGAGAAGGAATCTCATGAAACAACAAAATCCTCCAAAA GTTTTAAATGGAAGATCTTTGTCAGCTGTGCATATTCTGCATTCAATGCAGGAGGGAGTCTGGAATCACAATCAATATACAAG GTATTCTACCGAATGCAGAGTTCAAGCCATGAATGTTACTCCTGAAAGTGTCTACGAACCTTCTACAGAGTTGCAAATAGCTGGAATCAACCCTGTTATCCAGTTTGTAGAG TTGGACATgtcaatgtcaaaggtcatggtGGTGCTAGGTTCAGAACAAGTTAGCAG aATAATTCTAGGCTCTATATCCAAAGATCATGGTGCAAAAAAGGAGTTACTTCTACAAGAATGGCAAGATGTTTACATTAGAAACAGTACAAGTAGTCAG ATCAGCAGTGCGAAACTCATCAACATCGAACAACAAGATTCTTCGTTGCCAGGGAATCTTTATGTGTT ATTCTCATGGACTGGTGACTACAGCAATGCGGTCCAATTGGTGAAGTGTCCATCTGAAAAAG ATCCGGTGAGCTACGTCGGTTACCGTTTTGAGAGCCCTGGGGAGGTTATCAGCAGCTGCTCGTGGAGTTCTAATCCGAGGTTCCCAGCGCATCTCTGTATTG GATTTAGCAAAGAGGCTGAAATTATTGAGATTCTTTCAAATAGCCGGCAAAGATTAGACACTGAAAAGAAAGAAGTCTTATCTCAAGTCTTTGCCAAAGAG CAACCTGTGATCTATTTAGGATTGAAGCAGGGATGTATTTCGTCCTATGACCTGCGGGCTCCACATCAGCCTGTGTATGCAATGACACACAAGAGCCCCGTCGATAAGAACATGACCATCCTCCACGGTGGATGCGTCTGCTCGCTACGTCTCTTGAAAGATGAAAACTATCTCCTGGCTGGGAGCTCTGATGGAACC ATAAAACTTTGGGATTTGAGGCAAAGAGCTGTCCTCAAGGAGATGTATGGACACTGTAACGAATACAAATTTTTGCCGGTGAACGTTGACAGCTCTGAGACTGTTGTTTACTCTG TCGGTCAGGATCACCACACCAGGTTATGGAGCCTGCAGGATAGTAGTCACTTGAAGACAATACCTGCACCTGTATTAGGAACGTCCAAAACATCAGCCGTTTTCTCAATGAACTGGGGAGGCAGTGGCCTCCCAGGAACAATGATCGGTGCAGAAAACAAACTCTTTTGGTATCCATTTTAG
- the LOC139970561 gene encoding zinc finger FYVE domain-containing protein 1-like, with protein sequence MDVRRRTGPSIQVKTGSKRTCQEKLSCEGSKAEFECRECGTRQCAVCEEKLHSSLVKLASHSRKKIETTSFADGVKLCGMWCYPYNPAEYSCLECKTLSCHDCNRAFHRGKLSKHHRAHLPRPEPNVSQNSGEVNNHQKSYTTASLSESPDIDPFLDALPPPLSLLPPSHPNLEGICTQIKQKQNLEESDEDFMSLESQDDPQKQNSFALDYQLQLERQNSEFITSDEYLSLQSNKQNSLKFLSGHFEGTVDTETYLSEVDNETGLGFIDFIEVTEKNHQHMEEQDVFNISGKGLPILADPVKDFTMSRGMQASTHSDIDQLVIPDQLSEIDRGLSMNPSPSGVSPSSEASLLMLQNVSLNNTPPSSLDSDPGRMKGKKGAAVQGMPRKQRLEQKKDDSQNLKHVTLQTVNIYTQGFLLVNENEELQVTSSEELFHMLGCSDQALVKVVSIFGNTGDGKSFTLNHTFFEGQEVFHTSDTQQSCTIGVWAAYHKGTNVVTIDTEGLLGTSSNENKRMRLLLKILAISDVVIYRTRAERLGRDMFQFLGDASKAFAKHFAKELESAMSKFGKRTGGLSSLGPAVIVFHETLHTKPLGEEGDRAPANTLLQKQFEEMDSSMSAFRSLQYVGIQTEAPPTNFKKIQSAISKHIKDTAVRSPRSPSVVFQALKVLNEKFSGQITDRLPATFPDEYFTCPQKCLSCDARCSHTMNHSEKQGHRAETLCKYQHQFDNKVFLCMACSDKDGMKREVVPKTCSAADSSWFGLVKYAWSGYVLECPKCGIIYRSRERWYGNEEPNVTAVRSEIRHIWPGDNIVLQGTHNAARKLVDGISSVVDTISTVGAKPTKVMSQWMSDQIAPAYWKPNSEIVGCRKCGKRFSESEEPIHHCRSCGEGVCDDCSQGKMPVPERGWGDAPVRVCDICYENKTRAGGMVSGDDQVVTARKVGEVMQTTINTLGTAVSYPLAYMVDVSRPAYWIPDHEIHSCLCCREIFGPKLRIHHCRLCGQGVCDPCSQKRRPVPSRGWDTPVRVCNVCDKKEDPL encoded by the exons ATGGATGTACGACGGCGAACCGGGCCATCAATTCAAGTGAAAACGGGATCGAAAAGGACATGCCAAGAAAAGTTATCGTGTGAAGGATCGAAAGCAGAGTTTGAGTGTCGCGAATGTGGTACTCGACAGTGCGCAGTGTGCGAAGAGAAGCTTCATTCGTCTTTAGTGAAATTGGCTTCACATTCACGCAAGAAAATCGAAACAACAAGTTTTGCAGATGGTGTTAAGTTATGTGGTATGTGGTGTTACCCATATAATCCAGCTGAATATAGTTGTTTAGAGTGTAAAACTCTGTCATGCCATGATTGTAATAGAGCATTTCATCGTGGAAAATTGTCAAAACACCATCGAGCACACTTGCCAAGACCTGAACCAAATGTGTCCCAGAACTCAGGTGAAGTAAACAATCACCAAAAGTCTTACACTACAGCTAGTCTGTCAGAAAGTCCAGACATAGATCCATTCTTAGATGCATTACCGCCACCACTAAGCTTACTGCCACCCAGTCATCCGAATCTTGAGGGTATCTGCACACAAATCAAACAGAAGCAGAATTTAGAAGAATCAGATGAAGACTTTATGTCACTTGAATCCCAAGATGATCCCCAGAAACAAAACTCTTTTGCATTAGACTACCAATTACAATTGGAAAGACAAAACTCTGAGTTTATCACAAGTGATGAATACTTATCTCTTCAGTCAAACAAGCAAAATAGTTTGAAATTCTTGTCTGGTCACTTTGAAGGAACAGTGGATACAGAAACTTATCTGAGTGAGGTAGATAACGAAACAGGGCTTGGTTTTATTGACTTCATAGAAGTTACTGAGAAGAATCATCAGCACATGGAGGAACAAGACGTTTTCAATATTTCCGGCAAAGGTTTACCTATTCTTGCCGATCCTGTGAAGGACTTCACCATGTCTCGTGGCATGCAAGCTAGTACTCACTCTGATATAGACCAGTTAGTCATCCCTGATCAGCTATCAGAGATTGATCGTGGATTATCAATGAATCCATCTCCTTCCGGGGTATCTCCATCCTCAGAAGCAAGCCTCTTAATGCTACAGAATGTTAGCCTCAATAATACTCCCCCATCTTCCCTCGATAGTGACCCTGGTAGGATGAAAGGCAAGAAAGGAGCAGCAGTCCAAGGAATGCCCAGGAAGCAGAGACTTGAACAGAAGAAAGATGActcacaaaatttgaaacatgTTACACTTCAAACAGTCAACATCTACACACAGGGTTTCTTATTAGtgaatgaaaatgaagaacTGCAG GTCACAAGCAGTGAAGAACTTTTTCACATGTTGGGCTGTTCAGACCAAGCTCTAGTCAAAGTGGTTTCAATATTTGGCAACACAGGAGATGGGAAATCGTTCACTCTGAACCACACCTTCTTTGAAGGACAGGAGGTGTTTCATACATCTGACACCCAACAGTCGTGTACCATAGGAGTATGGGCAGCTTATCATAAAGGAACCAATGTTGTCACAATCGATACTGAAGGTCTGTTGGGAACCTCGagcaatgaaaataaaagaatgCGATTACTCTTAAAAATACTGGCCATATCAGATGTCGTAATTTATCGCACTAGAGCAGAACGTCTCGGGAGGGACATGTTTCAGTTCCTTGGTGACGCTTCCAAAGCATTTGCCAAACATTTTGCAAAGGAATTGGAAAGCGCcatgtccaaatttggcaagAGAACAGGTGGTTTATCATCTCTTGGACCAGCCGTTATTGTTTTCCATGAGACCCTACACACAAAACCTCTAGGGGAAG AGGGGGACAGAGCACCGGCAAATACACTTCTCCAGAAGCAATTTGAAGAAATGGACAGCAGCATGAGTGCGTTCCGAAGTTTGCAGTACGTTGGCATCCAGACGGAAGCGCCTCCCACAAACTTTAAGAAGATCCAAAGTGCAATATCCAAACACATAAAAGACACAGCTGTGAGGTCTCCAAGATCTCCTAGTGTAGTTTTTCAAGCTCTTAAG GTACTGAACGAGAAATTCAGTGGACAGATTACAGACAGACTCCCGGCGACATTTCCGGACGAGTACTTTACATGTCCACAGAAGTGCTTGTCCTGTGATGCACGTTGTAGCCACACAATGAACCACTCAGAGAAACAAGGTCACAGAGCGGAGACACTCTGCAAGTACCAACACCAGTTTGACAACAAAGTGTTCTTATGCATG GCCTGCTCAGACAAGGACGGTATGAAGCGAGAAGTTGTTCCAAAGACCTGTTCAGCTGCTGATTCTTCCTGGTTTGGATTGGTGAAGTATGCATGGAGTGG GTATGTCTTGGAGTGTCCAAAGTGTGGCATCATTTATCGCAGCAGGGAGAGATGGTACGGTAACGAGGAACCAAACGTTACTGCCGTCCGGTCAGAAATAAGACATATATGGCCAGGG gATAACATTGTATTACAAGGTACACACAATGCAGCTCGTAAATTAGTGGACGGTATCTCTTCCGTGGTTGATACCATTAGTACCGTAGGTGCGAAACCCACAAAGGTCATGTCGCAGTGGATGTCTGATCAGATCGCTCCCGCTTACTGGAAACCAAACTCTGAGATTGTG GGTTGTAGAAAGTGTGgtaaaaggttttcagaatCTGAAGAACCCATCCACCATTGTCGTTCTTGTGGGGAAGGGGTATGCGATGACTGTTCTCAAGGGAAAATGCCTGTACCTGAGAGAGGCTGGGGTGATGCACCAGTCAGAGTATGTGACATATGCTATGAGAATAAAACAA GGGCTGGTGGCATGGTATCAGGGGATGACCAGGTAGTAACTGCTAGGAAGGTCGGAGAGGTGATGCAAACAACCATCAATACCCTGGGTACGGCAGTCAGTTACCCTCTTG CGTACATGGTCGATGTGTCCAGGCCAGCGTATTGGATTCCAGATCATGAGATACACAGTTGCTTGTGCTGCAGGGAAATCTTTGGCCCCAAGCTACGCATACACCATTGTAGACTGTGTGGGCAAGGTGTCTGCGACCCATGTTCTCAGAAACGGAGACCAGTCCCTTCTCGTGGATGGGACACCCCCGTAAGAGTCTGCAACGTCTGTGATAAGAAGGAGGATCCCCTCTAG
- the LOC139970563 gene encoding heme-binding protein 2-like has translation MNSIYILSLLAVGFLYCVEAQQSKPSFCRRSDCPLFTTVSSNSDYEHRSYQPSKWVSTRVLGGTHRQAGSTSFNKLFAYISRGNEENMKMDMTVPVIAKVIPTGDGEGMNADYTYSFFIPFEHQENTPAPSSDDVFLEEMPAFEAYVRDFGGWAYESDYISNARLLKADLDRDNVDYDDSFYYTVGYDSPFRWFFRRNEVWILKRTPTA, from the exons ATGAATTCAATATATATTCTGTCACTGTTAGCGGTTGGCTTTCTGTACTGTGTGGAAGCTCAACAGTCAAAACCATCTTTCTGTAGGAGATCTGACTGTCCACTCTTCACCACCGTTAGCAGTAACTCG GATTACGAGCACCGCTCATACCAACCGTCTAAGTGGGTTAGCACAAGAGTTTTGGGTGGTACTCACAGACAAGCAGGAAGTACATCATTCAACAAGTTATTTGCATACATCAGTCGCGGGAATGAAGAAA ATATGAAAATGGATATGACAGTACCAGTAATTGCGAAAGTCATTCCAACAGGTGATGGCGAGGGCATGAATGCTGATTACACTTACTCattttttattccatttgaaCACCAAGAGAATACTCCAGCTCCTTCCAGCGATGATGTCTTCCTTGAGGAAATGCCAGCTTTTGAAGCTTACGTTAG GGACTTTGGAGGATGGGCATATGAATCCGACTACATAAGCAATGCACGATTATTGAAAGCTGATCTGGATAGAGATAATGTAGATTACGACGACAGCTTTTATTACACAGTCGGATACGATAGTCCTTTCAGATGGTTCTTCCGTCGTAATGAAGTATGGATCCTCAAGCGCACACCAACAGCCTAA
- the LOC139970932 gene encoding heme-binding protein 2-like, which yields MAPRQFTMLITVLVVTVTVASAKPMQARDEPTFCKGLDCPDFQPTGSGEDYEVRAYSSAKWVSTQVIDLSYDKAVKEGFELLFKYISGANKPGLKVPMTAPVTTRVIPAPGPACENNFTVSFFVPFADQDNPPMPSNDKVFISPLQEFTAYVRVFHGFAKQEDWIANAEALKNSLANTTATYDKSFYYTAGYDSPFTIFSRHNEVWFFAT from the exons ATGGCTCCAAGACAATTTACGATGCTGATAACTGTACTAGTTGTCACAGTGACAGTAGCATCAGCTAAACCAATGCAAGCCAGGGATGAGCCTACTTTCTGCAAAGGGTTAGATTGTCCTGACTTTCAGCCAACTGGAAGTGGAGAG GATTATGAAGTTCGTGCTTACTCTTCAGCAAAGTGGGTCAGCACTCAGGTGATAGATCTGAGCTATGATAAAGCGGTGAAGGAAGGATTTgaacttttgtttaaatatattagTGGTGCCAACAAACCAG GTTTGAAGGTTCCAATGACTGCACCTGTGACAACTAGAGTCATCCCAGCTCCAGGGCCAGCTTGCGAAAACAATTTTACCGTGTCTTTCTTCGTCCCATTTGCTGACCAGGACAATCCTCCTATGCCTTCGAATGATAAGGTTTTCATATCCCCATTACAAGAATTCACAGCTTATGTCAG AGTTTTTCACGGTTTTGCAAAACAGGAGGATTGGATTGCCAATGCTGAAGCTTTGAAAAATTCCTTGGCTAACACCACAGCCACATATGACAAGAGCTTCTACTACACTGCAGGTTACGACAGTCCTTTTACCATCTTCAGTCGTCACAATGAGGTGTGGTTCTTTGCCACATAA